From Halobacillus sp. Marseille-Q1614, the proteins below share one genomic window:
- a CDS encoding Gfo/Idh/MocA family oxidoreductase, whose protein sequence is MEKVKVGIVGLGRLGRQHAENLAYRIPNCELAAVCSVIEAEVKEAQEKWNVPYGYLKYEDMLDNKELDAIFIASPSGFHCQQIKQALEAGFHVFSEKPLGLYLEEAEEVQEVVEAHPNQVFMLGFMRRYDRSYAAAKEKIEQGHIGEPIFIRCYGLDPAAQLDSFLQFAKSNYSGGLFLDMAIHDLDLARWYLKTEPKEVWAIGGGYARSEFDEIQDAETGAAMVRFENNAMGVFLAGRNCAHGYHIETEIIGTKGSLRIGTVPERNQIVIMSETGVVQECVAGFLERFEQAYLSEVEEFVNCILENRRPSVTVEDGVESTRLGYACKKSFETKQLVDVTKDKVTFQ, encoded by the coding sequence TTGGAAAAAGTAAAAGTAGGAATTGTAGGATTGGGCCGTCTTGGCCGGCAGCATGCGGAGAATTTGGCGTATCGTATTCCTAATTGTGAATTGGCCGCTGTATGCAGTGTGATCGAAGCAGAAGTAAAGGAAGCGCAAGAAAAATGGAACGTTCCATATGGCTATTTAAAATATGAAGACATGCTTGATAACAAGGAACTTGATGCCATTTTCATTGCTTCTCCCTCTGGTTTTCATTGTCAGCAGATTAAGCAGGCTCTAGAAGCAGGCTTTCATGTATTTAGCGAAAAACCGCTTGGGTTATACTTAGAAGAAGCAGAAGAAGTTCAAGAAGTAGTGGAGGCTCACCCAAACCAAGTGTTTATGCTCGGGTTTATGCGCCGGTATGACCGCTCTTATGCCGCTGCCAAAGAAAAGATTGAACAAGGGCATATTGGTGAACCGATTTTCATTCGCTGCTATGGATTAGATCCTGCTGCCCAACTGGATAGTTTTTTACAATTTGCCAAATCCAATTATAGCGGAGGATTATTTCTCGACATGGCGATTCACGATTTGGACCTGGCTCGCTGGTATCTAAAAACAGAACCTAAAGAAGTCTGGGCAATTGGCGGCGGGTATGCCCGCTCTGAGTTTGATGAAATTCAAGATGCAGAAACCGGTGCTGCGATGGTTCGCTTTGAAAATAATGCCATGGGTGTGTTCCTGGCCGGCCGAAACTGTGCACATGGATACCATATTGAAACAGAGATCATCGGAACTAAAGGAAGTTTGAGAATTGGTACGGTCCCAGAACGAAACCAGATCGTTATAATGTCAGAAACAGGAGTGGTACAGGAATGCGTCGCTGGATTTTTAGAACGGTTTGAACAAGCTTACTTAAGTGAAGTAGAAGAGTTTGTGAACTGTATTTTAGAAAACAGGAGACCAAGTGTCACAGTTGAAGACGGTGTAGAATCCACCAGACTGGGGTATGCCTGCAAAAAATCTTTTGAAACAAAGCAGTTAGTGGACGTAACAAAAGATAAAGTGACGTTTCAATAA
- a CDS encoding CotY/CotZ family spore coat protein → MCFMDNYHESSGSKSDCKIDHKKMDQKKDEKPKEKHYKNCVEDVLEAILYAQREVEKKDHCKTSCQQSIDDLLGNKKGRKNTIPFILYCGCEPFKGTGVTTYTCHSKKSKFKCINSFIFKIKDLDKKCAVLELLFFKSEIKDHEKECHSKKEFSACSQIDHKCVDDLVGTDICIKVDLSCFCAITCLPAVHL, encoded by the coding sequence ATGTGTTTTATGGATAATTACCATGAAAGCTCTGGGTCTAAGTCTGATTGTAAAATCGATCATAAAAAAATGGATCAAAAAAAAGATGAAAAGCCTAAGGAAAAACACTATAAAAATTGTGTAGAAGATGTATTAGAAGCCATCCTTTATGCACAAAGGGAAGTTGAAAAAAAGGATCACTGTAAAACATCCTGCCAGCAATCAATCGATGATTTATTAGGAAACAAAAAGGGAAGGAAGAACACTATCCCTTTTATATTATATTGCGGTTGTGAACCTTTTAAAGGTACGGGAGTTACCACTTATACCTGCCATTCTAAAAAGTCAAAATTCAAATGTATTAACAGTTTTATTTTTAAAATTAAAGATTTGGATAAAAAATGTGCAGTACTTGAATTGCTTTTCTTTAAATCTGAAATTAAAGATCATGAAAAAGAGTGTCACAGTAAAAAAGAATTCTCCGCCTGCAGTCAAATTGATCATAAGTGTGTAGATGATTTGGTCGGCACAGACATTTGTATAAAAGTTGATTTATCCTGCTTTTGCGCCATTACCTGCTTACCAGCTGTCCATTTGTAG
- a CDS encoding PH domain-containing protein, producing MYKSKKDWWLAVILWGALLYVMGNGLYSLVTERMGMGEFLSVLFLSLVIPVFILWLWLTVAYIIEEEELIVKYGPFKRRIPLYSIKTLKKTMNPISSPALSLKRIELVYGQYSTILTSPKDRDEFMQTIKERCPHVRILK from the coding sequence GTGTACAAGTCAAAAAAAGACTGGTGGTTAGCTGTTATTTTGTGGGGAGCATTGCTTTATGTGATGGGAAACGGGCTCTATTCCCTTGTGACAGAAAGGATGGGAATGGGTGAATTTTTGTCTGTTTTATTTCTTTCTCTAGTAATTCCTGTCTTTATTCTTTGGCTTTGGCTTACGGTCGCTTACATTATTGAAGAGGAAGAGCTGATCGTTAAATATGGGCCATTTAAAAGAAGAATACCGTTATATTCTATAAAAACACTAAAGAAAACGATGAACCCTATTTCAAGTCCCGCCTTGTCCCTTAAAAGAATAGAGCTTGTCTACGGCCAGTACAGTACCATTCTTACTTCGCCTAAAGACAGAGACGAATTTATGCAAACGATTAAGGAGCGCTGTCCGCATGTCAGGATTCTAAAATAG
- a CDS encoding YheC/YheD family protein codes for MNLQRIDGDDHTLYIARNLSSKFLMTKVEVHFGECKKTCSIRQLKTLPTDSVALSKTFAYPFTLPENIPYELKITGNTLTIGPIIGIISTYNRFFSWETGRLNKYDEIKGLVFVCEEADVDIKKRSIKGYWFNRQKSTWSEGMFPYPDVWFNRYGNLDKHLNHSLRLKKDHHIINSKTIDKWDQYKIIQKISSEHPVMPRTERFSMENLVTMLRECKEVYLKETNRADGHGIMMIRIQEKGFLLIDHKNHSTQFTSLRLLYNQLLQIENLNNYLIQQSVAYRFNSQNLDFRIYLQKNESHEWFSPGFFSRVSKKDSIITNYKNRERISPGNKALKQIYKLTESAAKEKEKEMFQISKKICEAIENTGIHLGDIAVDIILDQQLHIWVLEVQVIFGIEPKLSFVDQHLTGPLYYAKSLAGYTK; via the coding sequence ATGAATCTGCAAAGGATTGATGGGGATGATCACACTTTATACATAGCCAGGAACTTAAGCTCAAAGTTTTTAATGACGAAGGTGGAAGTTCATTTTGGAGAGTGTAAGAAGACTTGTTCCATTCGGCAATTGAAGACCCTTCCCACTGATTCAGTTGCTCTTTCTAAAACTTTTGCTTACCCTTTCACTCTTCCAGAAAATATCCCTTATGAGCTTAAAATAACAGGAAACACGTTAACCATCGGTCCAATCATTGGTATCATATCCACTTACAATCGATTTTTCTCCTGGGAAACAGGGAGATTAAATAAGTATGATGAAATTAAAGGTTTGGTGTTCGTCTGTGAGGAAGCGGATGTAGATATAAAAAAACGTTCGATCAAAGGATATTGGTTTAACCGGCAAAAGAGCACATGGTCAGAAGGGATGTTTCCTTATCCAGATGTTTGGTTTAATCGATATGGAAATTTAGATAAACATTTAAATCATAGTTTAAGATTAAAAAAGGATCACCATATCATAAATTCTAAAACCATCGATAAATGGGATCAGTATAAGATTATCCAAAAAATAAGCAGTGAGCATCCTGTAATGCCCCGTACAGAAAGGTTCTCCATGGAAAATTTAGTAACCATGTTAAGGGAATGTAAGGAGGTCTATTTAAAAGAAACAAACAGAGCAGACGGCCATGGGATAATGATGATCAGGATCCAGGAAAAAGGCTTTTTGTTGATTGACCATAAAAATCACAGCACACAATTCACAAGTCTCCGTCTGTTATATAACCAACTATTGCAGATAGAGAATCTAAATAATTATCTCATTCAGCAATCAGTGGCCTATCGCTTCAACAGCCAAAACCTGGATTTCCGTATATACCTTCAAAAAAATGAATCACACGAATGGTTCAGTCCCGGATTCTTTTCAAGGGTTTCGAAAAAAGACAGCATCATAACAAACTATAAAAACCGAGAAAGGATTTCCCCTGGAAATAAAGCTTTAAAACAAATATATAAACTCACTGAATCAGCTGCTAAAGAGAAAGAGAAAGAAATGTTCCAAATAAGCAAAAAAATTTGTGAAGCTATAGAAAACACCGGTATTCACTTAGGTGATATTGCTGTGGATATTATTCTGGACCAACAACTCCATATTTGGGTATTAGAAGTCCAAGTCATCTTTGGTATAGAACCAAAGTTATCATTCGTAGACCAGCATTTAACGGGGCCGCTTTATTATGCCAAATCACTTGCCGGCTACACTAAATGA
- a CDS encoding M67 family metallopeptidase: protein MHHQIPPKAKGADAGRKNFVPKSPCFYIKESIWRKMISHCKSELPLEGCGLLSGPALGYGNNCWKMRNLDASPISFSIDDQELRNTFLEMERKGEKLTGIFHSHPTSRAYPSHQDIKYAHYPAAIYIIVSFAKKGPEVKGYKIKNGKVIPVQLIKY from the coding sequence TTGCACCATCAAATACCACCAAAAGCCAAGGGTGCGGATGCGGGAAGAAAAAACTTCGTCCCTAAATCGCCCTGTTTTTATATAAAAGAGTCCATCTGGAGAAAGATGATCTCCCATTGTAAGTCAGAGCTGCCTTTAGAAGGCTGCGGTCTTCTTTCAGGTCCTGCACTAGGATACGGAAATAATTGTTGGAAAATGAGAAACCTTGATGCTAGTCCTATTTCTTTTTCTATAGATGATCAGGAGCTGCGAAATACATTCTTGGAAATGGAGCGTAAAGGCGAAAAACTGACAGGGATTTTTCATTCGCACCCAACAAGCCGTGCTTACCCTTCTCATCAGGATATTAAATACGCTCATTACCCTGCAGCGATTTATATTATTGTTTCTTTTGCTAAAAAAGGACCAGAAGTTAAAGGGTACAAAATAAAGAATGGCAAGGTAATACCTGTTCAGCTCATCAAATATTAA
- a CDS encoding CsxC family protein yields the protein MTDEHKDFRGYECIKSSRISQCENKSFKPQVSIGKITTKVPVVLAELQLQLNINETITFPEPVLEIKDIKKRVNLTQCRLLLPTKKLFIKGFVRKNIQYASPSHEIAPSTEKSVASDIHSFTVDIPFDCVTEIKDFLSMPVMPKINKREEFDFAVSKSLPSGFPEKDELLTSDLSQFHQESSQFYNELPFCELLSSKIIEWDEALDRVPLPGTSPFNEGYFTKVEEKMVVDICLKVLQNQQIRVASSCNDDCDYKHDFESCD from the coding sequence ATGACAGATGAACATAAGGACTTTCGAGGGTATGAATGTATCAAGAGTTCCCGTATCAGTCAATGTGAAAATAAATCATTTAAACCACAGGTGAGTATTGGAAAGATTACGACAAAGGTTCCAGTGGTATTAGCTGAACTTCAATTACAATTAAACATTAATGAGACGATTACCTTCCCTGAGCCCGTTTTAGAAATCAAAGATATTAAAAAAAGAGTAAATTTAACTCAATGCCGCCTATTGCTTCCAACCAAAAAATTATTTATAAAAGGATTTGTCCGCAAAAACATCCAATATGCCAGCCCGTCTCATGAAATTGCACCAAGCACAGAGAAATCCGTCGCCTCTGATATTCATTCTTTCACTGTGGATATCCCCTTTGATTGTGTAACGGAAATTAAAGATTTCTTATCCATGCCTGTCATGCCTAAAATAAACAAGCGGGAAGAATTTGATTTTGCAGTATCTAAATCCTTACCATCAGGGTTTCCGGAAAAAGATGAATTGCTAACGAGTGACCTTTCTCAGTTTCACCAGGAAAGCAGCCAATTTTATAACGAGCTTCCTTTTTGTGAACTGCTTTCCAGCAAAATCATCGAATGGGATGAAGCGTTGGATCGAGTCCCTCTTCCTGGAACTTCCCCATTTAACGAAGGATACTTTACAAAAGTAGAAGAAAAAATGGTAGTAGATATTTGTCTCAAAGTGCTGCAGAACCAACAAATACGCGTAGCTTCTTCTTGTAATGACGACTGTGATTATAAACATGATTTTGAGTCTTGTGATTAA
- a CDS encoding LacI family DNA-binding transcriptional regulator yields MKTTIYDVAKAAEVSIATVSKVINNTGKMRESTRLKVLKTMKELNYKPNVVATALTGKSTNTLGLLVPDISNPFFSEMARTIEDRAHEQGMSVIMCSTDENLEKEKKYLELLQRKQVDGFIVASSFKDKELLKELIQNKIPLVMLTEDDPALGVTTVSVDDYKGGFEAASYLLSSGHKDIAIIAEKVQSSRMRIHGYRDAHDAAGVSYSEDLILRTTASIENGKSCFESLYDNGRVPTAIFACNDLIAIGVIRGAKEKGLYVPEDLSVIGFDDTILSTTTVPALTTVAQPIAEMGKKVVDVIVEEVKGHKKLGERVLFTPRLIVRETTSLLENKDLA; encoded by the coding sequence ATGAAAACAACTATTTATGATGTAGCGAAAGCGGCAGAAGTTTCTATTGCTACTGTATCAAAAGTAATTAACAACACAGGTAAGATGCGTGAGAGTACACGTCTTAAAGTATTAAAAACGATGAAAGAATTAAATTACAAGCCAAATGTTGTAGCTACAGCGTTAACAGGTAAAAGTACGAACACTCTTGGTCTTTTAGTTCCGGATATTTCCAACCCCTTCTTTTCAGAGATGGCAAGGACTATCGAAGATCGAGCGCATGAACAAGGGATGAGCGTAATCATGTGCAGTACGGACGAGAACCTTGAGAAAGAAAAGAAATACTTAGAACTTCTCCAAAGGAAGCAGGTTGACGGATTTATTGTGGCCTCTTCTTTTAAAGATAAAGAGCTGTTAAAAGAACTCATTCAAAATAAAATTCCTCTCGTCATGCTTACCGAAGATGATCCGGCTCTCGGAGTTACTACGGTTTCCGTCGATGATTATAAAGGCGGATTTGAGGCTGCTTCTTACCTGTTATCCAGTGGTCACAAGGATATAGCCATCATTGCGGAAAAAGTTCAAAGCAGCAGAATGAGAATTCATGGGTACCGTGATGCCCATGACGCAGCAGGTGTATCTTATTCGGAAGATCTTATACTTCGGACGACCGCTTCGATTGAAAACGGGAAAAGCTGCTTTGAGTCACTTTATGATAACGGCCGTGTACCTACAGCTATCTTTGCCTGTAATGACCTCATTGCGATCGGTGTCATACGCGGAGCAAAAGAAAAAGGACTCTATGTGCCTGAAGATCTGTCCGTCATAGGCTTTGATGATACGATCTTATCTACCACTACTGTGCCTGCTTTGACGACTGTGGCTCAGCCAATAGCAGAAATGGGGAAAAAAGTTGTGGATGTCATCGTTGAAGAAGTAAAGGGGCATAAAAAGCTGGGAGAACGAGTTTTGTTTACACCCAGGTTAATTGTTAGAGAAACCACAAGCTTGCTGGAGAACAAGGATCTTGCTTAA
- a CDS encoding CsxC family protein, which translates to MKKDKNCVNLNESASVEQCTSVPAATPVAPAGERLIKVPVDLGAFTVTSHLVANISFPDPVLEIKDIKKRVIITQCRLMTRTSTGDDDQFAAGPFPLFLKGYVRKNIQYASPCPHSTEGCISSTIKSLTLKVPFECMTTVTLDSPAQLPVSNTRSEFDFFRAQDLGPGYPEKDQFLSSDISQFHQTSTQAYNELPFCELISSEIIEWDEATDRQSFGEGPVDEGYFHHMVEKMTINFTVKVLQNQQVRVDAQ; encoded by the coding sequence ATGAAAAAAGATAAAAATTGTGTAAACCTTAATGAGTCAGCCTCTGTTGAACAATGCACAAGCGTGCCTGCAGCTACACCAGTAGCACCAGCAGGGGAGCGACTAATCAAAGTTCCTGTTGACTTAGGAGCTTTTACTGTAACATCTCATTTAGTGGCAAATATTTCGTTTCCTGATCCAGTATTAGAAATTAAAGACATTAAGAAAAGAGTTATTATTACTCAATGCCGTCTTATGACGCGTACCTCAACAGGTGATGATGATCAATTTGCAGCTGGACCTTTCCCATTATTCCTTAAGGGATATGTCCGCAAAAACATTCAATATGCATCCCCTTGTCCACACTCAACAGAAGGCTGCATTTCATCAACGATCAAATCGTTAACGCTTAAAGTGCCTTTTGAGTGTATGACAACAGTGACATTGGACTCACCTGCTCAACTTCCTGTTTCAAATACAAGAAGTGAATTTGATTTCTTTAGAGCACAAGATCTTGGCCCTGGATATCCTGAAAAAGATCAATTCTTATCCAGCGATATCTCTCAATTCCATCAAACAAGCACTCAAGCTTACAACGAACTTCCATTCTGTGAGCTCATTTCAAGCGAGATTATTGAATGGGATGAAGCAACTGATCGTCAATCCTTTGGAGAAGGTCCTGTAGATGAAGGATACTTCCACCACATGGTTGAAAAAATGACGATTAATTTCACAGTAAAAGTGCTGCAAAACCAACAAGTTCGTGTTGACGCTCAGTAA
- a CDS encoding carbohydrate-binding protein yields MMYYYGHPDNPYFANHNRNGLPFYENYGFYGYPAATGSPDPYRQPYYYPPQPHYFPTEQNLESDQSRASWKQWEDLGAPPGGFRGAPSVASWQSNRLDCFVHGNNNRMWHKWWDGSRWHDWEDLGAPRGGVRSAPGAVSWGANRIDCFVRGRNDQMWHKWWNGSRWSNWEDLGAPPGGFEGAPAAASWQSNRLDCFVQGDDNNLWHKWWDGSRWSQWENLGAPRGGVRSSPGAVSWGPNRIDCFVKGRNDRMWHKWWDGSRWSNWEDLGSPSGGFDGAPAVASWDRNRLDCFVRGSNNQMWHKWWDGSRWRGWEDLGAPRGGVRSSPGAVSWGRNRIDCFVRGRNDHMWHKWFS; encoded by the coding sequence ATGATGTATTATTATGGTCATCCGGATAATCCCTATTTTGCTAATCACAACAGGAATGGGCTGCCTTTTTACGAAAACTATGGATTTTATGGGTATCCTGCTGCCACGGGCAGCCCCGACCCTTATCGTCAGCCATATTACTATCCGCCACAACCGCATTACTTTCCGACAGAACAAAATTTAGAGAGTGATCAATCGCGGGCCAGCTGGAAACAGTGGGAAGATCTTGGAGCACCGCCTGGAGGCTTTAGAGGGGCACCGTCTGTAGCTTCGTGGCAATCCAACAGGCTGGACTGTTTTGTTCATGGCAATAATAACCGAATGTGGCATAAGTGGTGGGATGGATCGAGATGGCATGACTGGGAAGACCTCGGTGCGCCTAGAGGAGGGGTCCGCAGTGCCCCGGGGGCTGTATCGTGGGGGGCGAACCGGATTGACTGTTTTGTTCGTGGTAGAAATGATCAAATGTGGCACAAATGGTGGAATGGTTCCCGATGGAGCAATTGGGAGGACCTTGGAGCACCGCCTGGCGGTTTTGAAGGAGCTCCAGCTGCAGCTTCGTGGCAGTCGAATCGCTTAGATTGTTTTGTACAAGGCGATGACAATAATTTATGGCATAAATGGTGGGATGGTTCCCGATGGAGTCAATGGGAAAATCTTGGTGCTCCGCGCGGAGGAGTCCGAAGTTCACCTGGAGCTGTATCGTGGGGGCCGAACCGTATCGATTGCTTTGTAAAAGGCAGAAATGACCGCATGTGGCATAAATGGTGGGATGGCTCTCGCTGGAGTAACTGGGAGGATCTTGGGTCACCAAGCGGTGGTTTTGATGGAGCGCCGGCTGTGGCTTCGTGGGATCGCAATCGCTTAGATTGCTTTGTCCGAGGCAGTAACAATCAAATGTGGCATAAGTGGTGGGATGGATCAAGGTGGAGAGGCTGGGAAGACTTAGGGGCACCGCGTGGAGGAGTCCGAAGTTCGCCTGGAGCCGTATCATGGGGCAGGAATCGGATTGACTGTTTTGTAAGAGGAAGAAATGATCATATGTGGCACAAATGGTTCTCATAA
- a CDS encoding CsxC family protein, whose product MKKNTGCGYGHKKCPALPPNDKAKSRSLFTASEQFANADDQEITVVLGDVLIQSLTEADFYLPTYARAIKNIEKNVSLTQCKAIPVVDNPNYVKLFVEGIVHKNIQYVENAYGVVKDYSIDIPFKAYDQVELANPVDFPFDFEYSVKDNVLQRRELAKDGMGADRCEFGSLTFEINNEPIKCKLLASAVNQWDIVKNFDNWGRFNKVTEKMDINLVIKLTQKQQPNFDPPTPPPNDDDLCGDSYYANTQNSQNVYSKFRKIIGQ is encoded by the coding sequence ATGAAGAAAAACACAGGCTGTGGATATGGTCACAAAAAATGCCCTGCACTGCCACCTAATGATAAGGCAAAATCAAGAAGTTTGTTTACTGCGTCAGAGCAGTTTGCTAATGCTGACGATCAGGAAATCACGGTCGTCCTTGGAGATGTGCTGATCCAATCTCTTACAGAAGCAGACTTTTATCTGCCGACATATGCCAGGGCTATTAAAAACATTGAGAAGAATGTGTCCTTAACACAATGCAAAGCAATCCCTGTCGTAGATAATCCAAACTATGTAAAACTATTTGTAGAAGGGATTGTCCACAAAAATATTCAATACGTGGAAAACGCTTACGGAGTTGTGAAAGATTATAGCATTGATATTCCATTTAAAGCTTATGATCAAGTAGAACTTGCGAATCCAGTAGATTTTCCGTTTGATTTTGAATATAGTGTAAAAGACAATGTACTTCAACGCAGAGAATTAGCAAAAGACGGTATGGGAGCCGATCGCTGCGAATTTGGTTCTTTAACATTCGAAATTAATAATGAACCGATCAAGTGCAAGCTTCTTGCTTCTGCAGTAAATCAGTGGGATATTGTGAAGAACTTTGACAACTGGGGCCGTTTTAACAAAGTTACTGAAAAAATGGATATCAACCTAGTTATTAAGCTGACTCAGAAACAACAACCTAATTTTGATCCACCAACACCACCACCTAACGATGATGATCTTTGTGGAGACTCATACTATGCAAATACCCAAAATTCTCAAAATGTTTATAGCAAATTCAGAAAAATTATCGGACAGTAA
- the iolE gene encoding myo-inosose-2 dehydratase: MFKENLVKLGIAPIGWTNDDLPELGKENTFEQCISEMALAGFTGTEVGNKYPRDTQELRKALSLRNMEIASAWFSSFLTTEPFEETKAAFIQHRDFLFEMGAKVIVVSEQGYSIQKLAVPLFEKKPVFNEKQWEDLAGGLNELGQLALEKDMKLVFHHHMGTGVQTTEEVNRLMEMTDPNLVFLLYDTGHLYFSGDDPLEVLREHFHRIKHVHLKDVRDSVAGRVKEEKLSFLDAVREGVFTVPGNGGFDFSPVFQKLSESEYQGWMLVEAEQDPSKANPLEYALIARNYIKETAGV, from the coding sequence ATGTTTAAAGAAAATTTAGTAAAGCTAGGTATTGCTCCAATTGGGTGGACGAATGATGACTTACCTGAACTTGGAAAAGAAAATACTTTCGAACAGTGCATAAGTGAAATGGCGCTTGCCGGGTTTACAGGAACTGAAGTAGGCAACAAATATCCAAGAGATACACAAGAACTCCGAAAAGCACTCTCTCTGAGGAATATGGAGATTGCCAGTGCCTGGTTTAGCTCTTTTTTAACGACAGAGCCATTTGAAGAAACAAAAGCAGCTTTTATTCAGCATAGGGATTTCCTTTTTGAGATGGGAGCGAAAGTAATTGTAGTTTCAGAACAGGGGTACAGTATACAGAAACTTGCTGTGCCTTTGTTCGAAAAGAAACCTGTCTTTAATGAAAAACAGTGGGAAGACCTTGCCGGAGGATTAAATGAACTAGGACAGCTCGCTTTAGAAAAAGATATGAAGTTAGTCTTCCACCACCACATGGGCACTGGAGTTCAAACGACGGAAGAAGTCAATCGGTTAATGGAAATGACCGATCCGAATTTAGTTTTCCTTCTTTATGATACTGGACACCTTTATTTTTCCGGAGATGATCCATTGGAAGTTCTTCGTGAGCACTTCCATAGAATTAAACATGTCCATTTAAAAGATGTCCGTGATTCTGTAGCTGGAAGAGTGAAAGAAGAAAAACTCTCCTTTCTAGATGCAGTCAGAGAAGGTGTATTTACGGTTCCTGGTAATGGGGGTTTTGATTTTAGTCCAGTGTTTCAAAAGCTGTCTGAATCCGAATATCAAGGATGGATGCTAGTAGAAGCTGAACAAGATCCATCTAAAGCTAACCCACTAGAATACGCGCTCATTGCACGGAACTATATAAAAGAAACCGCAGGAGTGTGA
- a CDS encoding ParM/StbA family protein produces the protein MNNKHIFSVDIGNSWYKILASDQENTVDYQIPNAIALFDEEFYEKPYDEEDVEFEESLIVEVKNPAVIDRREIFYIGKSAMKQKNVSLTSFNNQKIDEERTYILLFASAAYHALLSNSSDGDVSYTIDQLAVSLPTTQYKEKKEIFKQRLLGGHTVIFHKVPGVREPKEVAVKLHIDNVIVGAEGALAYLALTRDEDTLMVKDDSLVKDSRKGIIIGDLGGDSVDFVGIKNNKPVASVEGEPFGINQFLDNIIQKVNKNELYSFNSRSELEEKLAAGQSEWYVEPFAGVKKDISKYITPQLRLMAIKYLEHFDRIRSSSNEIKGAVKYIAVGGAAEIAEKQIKEAAVKWNERGRPIELMFPEDMTKLNVKGLMILSKMHLLTKEQEYESDYAFTKS, from the coding sequence ATGAATAATAAACATATTTTTTCAGTTGATATTGGGAACAGCTGGTACAAAATCCTTGCTTCAGATCAGGAGAATACCGTCGATTATCAGATCCCGAATGCAATTGCTCTGTTTGATGAAGAATTCTACGAAAAACCGTACGACGAGGAAGATGTGGAATTTGAGGAGAGTCTGATCGTAGAAGTGAAAAATCCCGCCGTTATAGATCGGCGTGAGATTTTTTATATTGGGAAATCAGCCATGAAACAAAAAAATGTCAGCTTAACTTCATTTAACAATCAGAAAATAGATGAAGAACGTACTTATATTCTGCTGTTTGCCTCAGCAGCCTATCATGCTTTACTTTCTAATTCTTCAGACGGTGATGTCTCTTATACGATCGACCAGTTAGCGGTTTCCCTTCCGACCACTCAATATAAGGAAAAGAAAGAGATTTTTAAACAGCGTCTGTTGGGGGGGCATACGGTCATTTTCCATAAGGTTCCTGGTGTAAGAGAACCTAAAGAAGTCGCTGTCAAATTGCACATTGATAATGTTATTGTAGGTGCCGAAGGAGCTCTCGCTTACTTAGCCTTAACACGCGATGAGGATACGTTAATGGTTAAGGATGATTCCCTCGTAAAAGATTCCAGGAAAGGGATCATCATCGGTGACCTTGGCGGAGATTCCGTTGACTTTGTCGGGATAAAAAACAATAAGCCGGTAGCTTCGGTCGAAGGAGAGCCATTTGGAATCAATCAATTTTTAGATAATATCATTCAAAAAGTAAACAAAAATGAGTTATACAGCTTTAATTCCCGCTCGGAACTTGAAGAGAAGCTGGCAGCAGGCCAGTCGGAATGGTATGTAGAGCCTTTTGCAGGAGTGAAAAAAGACATCAGTAAGTACATCACCCCGCAGCTGCGGCTGATGGCAATAAAATATTTAGAGCATTTTGACCGGATCAGGAGCAGTTCGAACGAAATAAAAGGGGCGGTGAAATATATCGCGGTTGGAGGAGCGGCAGAAATTGCAGAAAAACAAATTAAAGAAGCCGCCGTTAAGTGGAACGAGAGAGGCCGTCCGATTGAATTAATGTTTCCAGAGGATATGACAAAGCTCAATGTAAAAGGCCTGATGATCCTATCTAAAATGCATTTACTGACAAAGGAGCAGGAGTACGAAAGCGATTATGCGTTCACAAAAAGCTAG